The following proteins are encoded in a genomic region of Phycisphaera sp.:
- a CDS encoding ABC transporter ATP-binding protein, which translates to MTEATTTKRTKDGDVDPNAQPLAQVRDLAVSFDNGTGPRIQAVDGVRMTIYPRQTLAVVGESGCGKSVTAMSSMQLVPRPPGRFDRGQILFRTDDGNTIDLLRLSEKEMRDIRGNDIAMIFQEPMTSLNPVYTVGDQIMEAILLHQSVSASKARDIALEAMRSVGIPEVEKRIKAYPHQFSGGMRQRVMIAMALACRPRLLLADEPTTALDVTIQAQILELLGSLKDEMDMAVMLITHDLGVVAENADVVCVMYAGRVVEYGTVFSVFDKPMHPYTRGLLASIPKIGHRLDRLVTIKEVVEDEAQFKKLPGADEGVRPWWPWHKPPADLAAKDEPAGDYYLQEVDTGHWVGVWRTKAVSDHESRPPDLNYRAKRGEPAAV; encoded by the coding sequence TTGACCGAAGCGACCACAACGAAGCGCACCAAAGACGGCGACGTTGATCCCAACGCCCAGCCGCTGGCGCAGGTGCGAGACCTGGCCGTCTCCTTCGACAACGGTACCGGCCCGCGCATCCAGGCCGTCGACGGCGTCCGCATGACCATCTACCCGCGTCAGACGCTGGCCGTCGTGGGCGAGAGCGGCTGCGGCAAGAGCGTGACGGCGATGAGCTCGATGCAGCTCGTGCCCCGCCCGCCAGGCCGTTTCGACCGCGGGCAGATCCTCTTCCGCACCGACGACGGCAACACCATCGATCTCTTGCGGCTAAGCGAGAAGGAGATGCGCGACATCCGCGGCAACGACATCGCCATGATCTTCCAGGAGCCCATGACGAGCCTCAACCCGGTCTACACCGTGGGCGACCAGATCATGGAGGCCATCCTGCTGCACCAGAGCGTGAGCGCGAGCAAGGCGCGCGACATCGCCCTCGAGGCCATGCGTTCGGTGGGCATCCCCGAGGTCGAGAAGCGCATCAAGGCGTACCCCCACCAGTTCTCGGGGGGCATGCGCCAGCGCGTGATGATCGCCATGGCGCTCGCCTGCCGCCCGCGTCTGCTGCTGGCCGACGAGCCCACCACCGCGCTCGACGTGACCATCCAGGCCCAGATCCTCGAACTGCTCGGCTCGCTCAAGGACGAGATGGACATGGCCGTCATGCTCATCACACACGATCTGGGCGTGGTCGCCGAGAACGCCGACGTGGTATGCGTCATGTACGCCGGCCGTGTGGTCGAGTACGGCACCGTCTTCAGCGTGTTCGACAAGCCCATGCACCCCTACACGCGCGGCTTGCTGGCCAGCATCCCCAAGATTGGCCACCGCCTCGACCGGCTCGTGACGATCAAGGAAGTCGTTGAGGACGAGGCGCAGTTCAAGAAGCTGCCCGGCGCCGACGAGGGCGTCCGCCCCTGGTGGCCCTGGCACAAGCCGCCGGCCGACCTGGCCGCCAAGGACGAGCCCGCGGGCGACTACTACCTGCAAGAGGTCGATACCGGCCACTGGGTGGGTGTGTGGCGCACCAAGGCCGTGAGCGACCATGAGAGCCGCCCACCCGACCTGAACTACCGCGCGAAGCGCGGGGAACCCGCGGCCGTCTAG
- the plsY gene encoding glycerol-3-phosphate 1-O-acyltransferase PlsY produces the protein MLTALILAVAAYFIGGIPFGYLIARSKGVNILKEGSGNIGATNVKRVVGRGPGNLCFALDVAKGLLPTLTAGLILGTLGNLDAPPTTVWVWLLTPVATVLGHMFSPWLGFKGGKGVATGLGALLGVFWVLTLAVVGGLLVWLVVLKLSRYVGLASVCAAVSVPLWAALLPITIEGHLSNSAVPMLAMSGLLALLVVARHAGNLRRILAGTEPKIRSKAEKAAAKAQ, from the coding sequence GTGCTCACCGCCCTCATCCTCGCTGTAGCCGCCTATTTCATTGGGGGAATCCCGTTTGGCTATCTCATCGCCCGGTCCAAGGGCGTGAACATCCTCAAGGAAGGCTCGGGCAACATCGGGGCCACCAACGTCAAGCGGGTCGTCGGGCGAGGCCCGGGCAACCTTTGCTTCGCTCTCGACGTCGCCAAGGGCCTGCTGCCGACGCTCACCGCGGGGCTCATCCTCGGCACTCTGGGCAACCTCGACGCCCCGCCCACCACCGTCTGGGTGTGGCTGCTGACCCCCGTGGCGACGGTCCTGGGCCACATGTTCAGCCCCTGGCTCGGCTTCAAGGGCGGAAAGGGCGTGGCCACGGGCCTCGGGGCGCTCCTGGGCGTGTTCTGGGTGCTCACCCTCGCGGTGGTCGGCGGGCTGCTGGTGTGGCTCGTTGTGCTGAAGCTCTCCCGCTACGTCGGCCTGGCCTCGGTCTGCGCCGCCGTCAGCGTGCCGCTCTGGGCGGCGTTGCTCCCGATAACGATCGAGGGTCACCTCTCGAATTCGGCCGTTCCCATGCTGGCCATGTCCGGGCTGCTGGCCTTGCTCGTGGTGGCCCGCCACGCGGGCAACCTCCGGCGCATCCTCGCGGGTACCGAGCCCAAGATCAGGTCGAAGGCCGAGAAGGCCGCCGCCAAGGCCCAGTAA
- a CDS encoding ABC transporter permease, translated as MSQDTDNNPQTADQLTAVTGVQLMQGIGHRPAEGFWLEAWRSVFKRPGAVLGIIWVSIIAFFAVFAPLVANGHPILLVEQGGVNPLGKLLGGLDEAVGTFDGARLVIFMLLWSVAWIMAPQRLHPALKLGTGAIVAIVFGLFVIAQFLSASTGNETSGLAGFLLGPPEDGVGSSRTFQIIIDLAIAAGLVWAAGTFELSRRVRIATVPVIVLFGLGSLLGVAARVDADTPVLSPMLEYLTVVDLTLLLGAVVALALLVPKWAGMAGGRGDRAKVLLTVSLQAGLAMLLHTIVSGQAAKRDAGWLRGFEQQPYFEVIAALGIAAIVGLIFVPLHPLTRLTNRAGVSLLVTLVMFGIIAARWSTPLPDFRYVANVAQGETSAIFTVVPWSPNQSGTAVDMLKPASNVYSQVFKGLEEVALNERARDTGMPVAQMPLDAEVLAAIEAQLGFASDSLPSKPAEAFAAVQAAADADPTMTVADAAAVLEARPGPAYSLGTDSKGRDMLSQLLHASRLSISIGLVSTTIAVVIGVTVGALMGYFGGWVDMLLYRVVEIFMAIPLLFLLIVAAAVLPRNTYVMMAIIGCVTWTGSARYIRAEFYKLRGQDFVQSARAVGLPLRSVLFKHMLPNGVTPVLVDASFAIAAAILAEAVLSYLGLGKPGQASWGGLLSDATNEVGKFMWWLAIFPGFAIFLTVLSYNLIGEALRDAIDPKLKKARV; from the coding sequence ATGAGCCAAGACACCGACAACAACCCGCAGACCGCCGATCAGCTCACCGCCGTGACGGGCGTGCAACTCATGCAGGGCATCGGCCATCGCCCGGCCGAGGGCTTCTGGCTCGAGGCCTGGCGCAGCGTGTTCAAGCGTCCGGGGGCGGTGCTTGGCATCATCTGGGTCAGCATCATCGCGTTCTTTGCCGTCTTCGCGCCGCTGGTGGCCAACGGCCATCCCATCCTGCTCGTCGAGCAGGGCGGCGTGAACCCATTGGGCAAGCTGCTGGGCGGGCTCGACGAGGCCGTCGGCACGTTCGACGGCGCGCGGCTGGTGATCTTCATGCTGCTCTGGTCGGTCGCGTGGATCATGGCACCGCAACGCCTGCATCCGGCGTTGAAGCTCGGGACCGGCGCGATCGTGGCGATCGTGTTCGGGCTCTTCGTGATCGCCCAGTTCCTTAGCGCCTCGACCGGGAACGAGACCAGCGGCCTGGCAGGCTTCCTGCTCGGCCCCCCCGAAGATGGCGTCGGCTCCAGCCGCACATTCCAGATCATCATCGACCTGGCCATCGCCGCCGGCCTGGTGTGGGCCGCTGGAACGTTCGAGTTGTCCCGCCGGGTTCGCATCGCCACCGTGCCGGTGATCGTGCTGTTTGGCCTGGGCTCGCTGCTCGGCGTTGCGGCTCGGGTCGACGCCGACACGCCGGTGCTCTCGCCCATGCTCGAGTACCTGACCGTGGTCGACCTCACCCTGCTCCTGGGCGCCGTTGTCGCGTTGGCGTTGCTGGTGCCCAAGTGGGCGGGCATGGCCGGCGGGCGCGGCGATCGGGCCAAGGTCCTGCTGACCGTGTCGCTCCAGGCCGGGCTGGCGATGCTGCTGCACACGATCGTCAGCGGCCAGGCCGCCAAGCGTGATGCCGGATGGCTGCGCGGCTTCGAGCAGCAGCCCTACTTCGAGGTCATCGCGGCTCTGGGCATCGCGGCGATCGTGGGGCTGATCTTCGTCCCGCTCCACCCGCTGACCAGGCTCACCAATCGGGCGGGCGTCTCGCTGCTGGTCACGCTGGTGATGTTCGGCATCATCGCCGCACGCTGGTCGACGCCGCTGCCCGACTTCCGCTACGTTGCCAACGTGGCCCAGGGTGAGACCAGCGCGATCTTCACCGTCGTCCCGTGGTCGCCCAACCAGAGCGGCACGGCCGTCGACATGCTCAAGCCGGCCAGCAACGTGTACTCCCAGGTCTTCAAGGGGCTCGAGGAGGTCGCGCTGAACGAACGAGCGCGCGACACCGGCATGCCCGTTGCCCAGATGCCCCTCGACGCCGAGGTGCTCGCCGCGATCGAGGCGCAGCTGGGGTTCGCGTCCGACTCGCTGCCCTCCAAGCCGGCCGAAGCCTTCGCCGCCGTGCAGGCGGCCGCCGACGCCGATCCCACGATGACCGTGGCCGACGCCGCGGCGGTGCTCGAAGCCCGCCCCGGCCCCGCGTATTCGCTGGGCACCGACTCCAAGGGCCGGGACATGCTCAGCCAGCTCCTGCACGCCAGCCGCCTGTCGATCTCCATCGGCCTGGTGAGCACGACCATCGCCGTGGTCATCGGCGTGACCGTCGGAGCGCTCATGGGCTACTTCGGCGGCTGGGTCGACATGCTGCTCTACCGCGTGGTCGAGATCTTCATGGCCATCCCGTTGCTGTTCCTGCTGATCGTCGCCGCGGCCGTCCTGCCGCGCAATACGTACGTCATGATGGCCATCATCGGTTGTGTGACGTGGACGGGCAGCGCCAGGTACATCCGCGCCGAGTTCTATAAGCTCCGGGGGCAAGACTTCGTGCAGTCGGCCCGGGCCGTGGGCCTGCCGCTGCGGAGCGTGCTGTTCAAGCACATGCTGCCCAACGGCGTCACGCCGGTGCTGGTCGACGCGTCGTTCGCCATCGCGGCGGCCATCCTGGCCGAGGCCGTGCTGAGCTACCTGGGGCTGGGCAAGCCGGGCCAGGCCAGCTGGGGCGGTTTGCTCAGCGACGCGACCAACGAGGTGGGCAAGTTCATGTGGTGGCTGGCGATCTTCCCGGGCTTTGCCATCTTCCTGACCGTGCTGAGCTACAACCTCATCGGCGAGGCCCTGCGCGACGCCATCGATCCCAAGCTGAAGAAGGCCCGGGTGTGA
- a CDS encoding glycosyltransferase, producing the protein MPAIMILADEDFASRERDLLARLEVGLVADGFRVLHAVPDSLPELLDGRVFSQAIGYVPHGPLPPLSRRARDLARSALEAGPSEGIALVHVFGDQAWPLGFEVAGMLGAGLVLEVFNAHLADALGGAHLDSVDDKVIASVPGAALERRCLRKLDSRHLRLVRWGVHTEDARPADKPMAGGDRPAVLLAGTGHDRANWTHALEALSRVRLDGDEPPLIFADADAAHDAHLRSVVERLALAEHVSFVASVEAHRDPVLRVDALLLPDALREHRSLVLDAHANGILVIAVTDPVIDELGTDYGVTQLDPGDPERWAEELRRVFEDKRLADERRSAGFAAVERFHAGNAHVAAVQTLYEGMLAGKSG; encoded by the coding sequence ATGCCCGCCATCATGATCCTGGCCGACGAAGACTTCGCCTCGCGCGAGCGCGACTTGCTCGCCAGGCTCGAGGTGGGGCTGGTGGCCGATGGCTTCCGCGTGCTGCACGCCGTGCCCGATTCGCTGCCCGAACTGCTCGACGGCCGCGTGTTCTCGCAGGCCATCGGCTACGTGCCGCACGGTCCATTGCCGCCGCTCTCGCGTCGCGCGAGGGATCTGGCCCGCAGCGCACTCGAAGCCGGGCCCAGCGAGGGCATCGCGCTCGTCCATGTGTTCGGCGACCAGGCCTGGCCGCTGGGCTTCGAGGTCGCGGGCATGCTGGGCGCCGGGCTCGTGCTCGAGGTCTTCAACGCCCACCTGGCCGACGCCCTGGGCGGGGCCCACCTCGACAGCGTCGACGACAAGGTGATCGCCAGCGTGCCCGGGGCCGCCCTCGAGCGGCGCTGCCTCCGCAAGCTCGACAGCCGCCACCTGCGCCTGGTGCGGTGGGGCGTCCACACCGAAGACGCCCGGCCGGCCGACAAGCCCATGGCCGGTGGCGATCGTCCGGCGGTCTTGCTCGCAGGCACCGGCCATGACCGCGCGAACTGGACGCACGCGCTCGAGGCCCTGTCCCGCGTTCGTCTCGACGGCGACGAGCCGCCGCTCATCTTCGCCGACGCCGACGCGGCCCACGACGCCCACCTGCGCTCGGTGGTCGAGCGGCTGGCGCTGGCCGAGCACGTCAGCTTCGTTGCCAGCGTCGAGGCCCACCGCGACCCAGTGCTGCGGGTCGACGCCCTGCTGCTGCCCGACGCCCTGCGCGAGCACCGCAGCCTCGTGCTCGACGCCCACGCCAACGGCATCCTCGTGATCGCCGTGACCGATCCGGTCATCGACGAACTGGGGACCGACTATGGGGTCACCCAACTCGACCCGGGCGACCCGGAGCGCTGGGCCGAGGAACTCCGCCGCGTGTTCGAGGACAAACGCCTGGCCGACGAACGCCGGTCTGCGGGGTTCGCCGCCGTCGAGCGTTTTCATGCGGGCAACGCCCACGTGGCCGCCGTCCAGACCCTGTATGAGGGGATGCTGGCGGGCAAGTCCGGATAA
- a CDS encoding ABC transporter substrate-binding protein, translating to MQNNFGLKDMIIIALILGLFVSVWISIYQDDRRWGKTQEANARLGDLEQQIVRLEEQILRRPVVVTQQPGTTPSGGPGQQPATTRASTDWAREGVAVTTSEPWGFTTDPANDPDVVTGGEFHEIYEGQPPKLTPFTYADVYGRRVCDMICESLGWYDPETLEMRGRLADAWQYDPNGMWLRARIRDEARYSDGQPVLAEDVRWTYHDLLFNMQIEAERFRSVYNAIEKVEVIGDPATSRVVEFTFKKPRFDNLDQAFGFKVLPKHVYQPWVETPTRYNQSTNLTVGSGPFRFVTVDPGNQWTPGQDIVLVRNEQYWGPRPRLDSYRISVIKDYTTKLIAFNNGQGDMMRPNSKQFVAQRSDSRFLEHSEARKWFNMRGGYSFIGWQCGPRNGGKLTPFHDKRVRQAMTLLIDRDRIRRDISKNVTRVATGPFLSSTPQANPDIEAWPVDADRAVALLAEAGWQDRDGDGLLEDEDGNPFTFEFTFAKGNESTEQMVNFIKDELARVGINLQVRQIDWSVLADILNRRDFDAITFAWSASTPENDPYQIWHSDNADNQGDNFIQWRSEEADRLIEKGRTTLDFDERMKVWHELHSVYHEEQPYTFMSEIPWVRLVKKRAGNVQEYASGLEYAEFWVGRESQPSQN from the coding sequence ATGCAGAATAACTTCGGTCTGAAAGACATGATCATCATCGCCCTGATCCTGGGGCTGTTCGTCAGCGTGTGGATCTCGATCTACCAGGACGACCGCCGCTGGGGCAAGACCCAGGAGGCCAATGCCCGCCTTGGGGATCTCGAGCAGCAGATCGTCCGCCTCGAAGAGCAGATTCTCAGGCGGCCCGTGGTCGTGACCCAGCAGCCCGGCACCACGCCCTCGGGCGGTCCGGGCCAGCAGCCAGCCACCACCCGCGCCAGCACGGATTGGGCCCGCGAGGGCGTCGCGGTGACCACCAGCGAGCCGTGGGGATTCACGACCGACCCGGCCAACGATCCCGATGTCGTCACCGGCGGCGAGTTCCACGAGATCTACGAGGGGCAGCCGCCGAAGCTGACGCCCTTTACCTACGCCGACGTGTACGGCCGCCGCGTGTGCGACATGATCTGCGAGAGCCTGGGCTGGTACGACCCGGAGACCCTCGAGATGCGCGGCCGGCTCGCCGACGCGTGGCAGTACGACCCCAACGGCATGTGGCTGCGAGCCAGGATCCGCGATGAGGCCCGCTACAGCGACGGCCAGCCGGTGCTGGCCGAGGACGTCAGGTGGACGTACCACGACCTGCTGTTCAATATGCAGATCGAGGCCGAGCGCTTCCGCAGCGTGTATAACGCTATTGAGAAGGTCGAGGTCATCGGCGACCCCGCGACCAGCCGCGTGGTCGAGTTCACCTTCAAGAAGCCCCGCTTCGACAACCTCGATCAGGCCTTCGGATTCAAGGTGCTGCCCAAGCACGTCTACCAGCCGTGGGTCGAGACGCCCACGCGGTACAACCAGAGCACCAACCTGACGGTCGGCTCTGGCCCCTTCCGGTTCGTCACGGTCGACCCGGGGAACCAGTGGACGCCCGGCCAGGACATCGTGCTGGTCCGCAACGAGCAGTATTGGGGGCCACGCCCCAGGCTCGACAGCTACCGCATCTCGGTGATTAAGGACTACACGACGAAGCTGATCGCCTTCAACAATGGGCAGGGTGACATGATGCGACCGAACTCGAAGCAGTTCGTCGCCCAGCGTTCCGACTCGAGATTCCTCGAGCACAGCGAGGCCCGCAAGTGGTTCAACATGCGTGGCGGTTACTCGTTCATCGGCTGGCAGTGCGGCCCCCGCAACGGCGGTAAGCTCACGCCATTCCACGACAAGCGCGTGCGGCAGGCCATGACCCTGCTCATCGATCGCGACCGCATCCGTCGCGATATTTCCAAGAATGTCACCCGCGTGGCAACCGGGCCGTTCCTCAGTTCTACGCCGCAGGCCAACCCCGATATCGAAGCCTGGCCCGTTGATGCCGACCGAGCGGTCGCCTTGCTGGCCGAGGCGGGCTGGCAGGACCGCGACGGCGACGGCCTGCTCGAAGACGAGGACGGCAACCCGTTTACTTTCGAGTTCACCTTTGCAAAGGGGAACGAAAGCACTGAACAGATGGTCAACTTCATCAAGGACGAACTCGCGCGGGTTGGCATCAACCTGCAGGTGCGTCAGATCGACTGGTCCGTGCTGGCCGACATCCTCAACCGCCGCGACTTCGACGCCATCACCTTTGCGTGGTCGGCCTCGACACCCGAAAACGATCCCTACCAGATCTGGCACTCGGACAACGCCGATAACCAAGGCGACAACTTCATCCAATGGCGCAGCGAAGAGGCCGATCGCCTCATCGAGAAGGGCCGCACGACCCTCGACTTCGACGAGCGCATGAAGGTCTGGCACGAGCTGCACTCGGTGTACCACGAGGAGCAGCCCTACACCTTTATGAGCGAGATCCCGTGGGTGCGTCTTGTCAAGAAGCGTGCTGGCAATGTCCAGGAATACGCCTCGGGCTTGGAGTACGCGGAGTTCTGGGTCGGTCGAGAGAGCCAGCCCTCGCAGAACTGA
- a CDS encoding VCBS repeat-containing protein — translation MGGLLLPGTALADCGQFPERVLVTVGSAPRSVAIGDLDGDGDRDLAVANSGTDDVSVLLGNGDGTFAPEVRYAAGERPTAIAIGDFDNDGNGDLAVANVFSIEVLILLGNGDGTFAPALRYGTIGRPSSLAIADLDGNGTDDLALTISSIDNVLILLGNGDGTFAAPLRLLVGNDPISISIGDLDNDGDADLAVAYNRDDFVSIVLGNGDGTFEREVRYDTGTRPESVSIGDLDGDGDADLAVANPGSDDVSILLGNGDGTFVVGDRYHAGDAPASVLIGDLDDDGAADLVTANAGSDDVSILLGNGDGTFADQVRYVTGNSPIFVAIGDLDGDDDADLVVANRVSSGVSVLFANGDGTFPTDRRYGAGDRPYSVAVGDFDGDGIVDLVVANADSDDASVLLGTGPGTFAHEVRYGVGGIPHAVAVGDLDGDGNSDLVFANTGSDDASVLLGNGDGAFAREVRYVVGARPQSVAIGDFDGDGDNDLAVANAGTADVSILLGNGDGTFATQVTYRTGVSPWSVAISDLDGDGNLDLALANAGSDSASVLLGNGDGTFAREARFSAGDLAQSIAIGDFDGDGDADLALANASSDDVSILLNNGNGRFPSGARYDVGDLPQSIAIGDLDEDGVLDLAVANVSGQSISILFGNGDGTFASAVRYDTPNGPQSVAIGDFDGDGDRDLAVANSGVRGVSILFNQCGDCRPDLDGDGVLTIFDFLLFFNAFDAGDPIADFDGDGELTLFDFLAFQNAFDVGCE, via the coding sequence TTGGGGGGTCTGCTGCTGCCCGGCACCGCCCTGGCGGACTGCGGCCAGTTCCCCGAGCGTGTACTCGTGACCGTTGGGAGTGCCCCCCGGTCCGTGGCGATCGGCGATCTTGATGGTGATGGCGATCGCGACTTGGCCGTCGCGAACTCGGGCACCGACGACGTATCGGTCTTGCTGGGCAACGGCGACGGGACGTTCGCACCGGAGGTCCGGTACGCTGCGGGCGAGAGACCCACCGCGATTGCGATTGGCGACTTCGATAACGATGGCAATGGCGACCTTGCCGTTGCCAACGTCTTCAGCATCGAAGTCTTGATCTTGCTGGGCAACGGCGATGGGACGTTCGCACCAGCGCTCCGCTACGGCACTATCGGCAGGCCGAGTTCACTCGCGATTGCGGACCTCGATGGGAACGGCACCGACGATCTCGCGTTGACGATCTCCAGCATCGACAACGTTCTGATCCTGCTGGGCAATGGCGATGGGACGTTCGCCGCTCCGCTCAGGCTGCTGGTCGGCAACGACCCCATTTCCATCTCGATCGGCGACCTGGATAACGATGGCGATGCCGACCTCGCCGTCGCGTACAACCGCGACGACTTCGTTTCGATTGTGCTAGGCAACGGCGATGGGACGTTCGAGCGCGAAGTCCGCTACGACACGGGCACTCGTCCCGAGTCCGTTTCGATCGGCGACCTTGACGGCGATGGCGATGCCGATCTGGCTGTCGCGAATCCTGGAAGCGATGACGTTTCGATCCTGCTGGGCAATGGCGATGGGACGTTTGTCGTGGGGGACCGCTACCACGCGGGAGATGCCCCCGCGTCTGTGCTGATCGGCGATCTCGATGATGATGGCGCTGCCGATCTGGTCACGGCAAACGCGGGCAGCGATGACGTTTCGATCCTGCTTGGCAACGGCGATGGGACGTTCGCCGATCAGGTTCGATACGTGACGGGCAATTCACCCATCTTCGTGGCGATCGGCGACCTCGACGGCGATGACGATGCGGACCTCGTCGTGGCGAATCGTGTCAGCAGCGGCGTTTCCGTCCTGTTCGCCAACGGCGACGGCACCTTCCCAACCGATCGCCGCTACGGCGCGGGCGACCGCCCCTATTCGGTTGCGGTCGGCGATTTTGATGGCGATGGAATCGTGGACCTGGTCGTGGCGAACGCGGATAGCGACGATGCCTCGGTCTTGCTCGGCACTGGCCCGGGGACGTTCGCCCACGAGGTTCGGTATGGCGTGGGCGGCATTCCGCACGCTGTTGCCGTGGGAGATCTCGATGGCGATGGCAATAGCGATCTGGTCTTCGCCAATACGGGCAGCGATGACGCCTCCGTTCTGCTGGGCAACGGCGACGGGGCGTTCGCACGCGAGGTCCGTTATGTTGTAGGGGCACGGCCCCAGTCCGTGGCGATCGGTGATTTTGATGGCGACGGCGACAATGACCTTGCGGTGGCGAACGCGGGCACTGCCGATGTCTCGATCCTGCTCGGCAATGGCGACGGAACGTTCGCAACCCAGGTTACTTACAGAACGGGCGTCAGCCCCTGGTCCGTTGCGATCTCGGACCTGGATGGGGACGGCAATCTCGACCTGGCTTTGGCGAACGCGGGCAGCGACAGCGCCTCGGTGCTGCTGGGCAACGGTGACGGGACGTTCGCGCGTGAGGCCCGCTTCAGCGCGGGCGATCTTGCCCAATCCATCGCGATCGGAGACTTCGATGGCGACGGCGATGCCGATCTGGCCCTGGCGAACGCGAGCAGCGACGATGTCTCGATCCTGCTGAACAACGGCAACGGGAGGTTCCCATCGGGGGCCCGCTACGACGTGGGCGACCTTCCCCAGTCGATTGCGATCGGTGATCTGGATGAAGACGGGGTTCTCGACCTCGCCGTGGCGAATGTTTCTGGCCAGAGCATTTCCATCCTGTTTGGCAACGGCGACGGGACATTCGCATCCGCGGTGCGCTACGACACGCCCAACGGTCCCCAATCCGTTGCGATCGGGGACTTCGATGGCGACGGCGATCGCGACCTTGCCGTGGCCAACAGCGGCGTCCGTGGCGTTTCGATCCTGTTCAACCAGTGTGGCGATTGCCGCCCGGACCTCGACGGCGACGGCGTGCTGACCATCTTCGATTTCCTACTGTTCTTCAACGCCTTTGACGCCGGCGACCCCATCGCCGACTTCGATGGCGATGGGGAACTGACGCTCTTCGACTTCCTGGCCTTCCAGAACGCGTTTGACGTTGGGTGCGAGTAA
- a CDS encoding ABC transporter permease: MTTYIIRRLLLMIPTLIGMTLLIFMLVAMSPGGVGAALQSGAGGGQMDSGSVAQQRAYLEDRYGLDAPYVVQYVKWLGRVSPVKFGAREQFTPSGERFSPPRTVTEPPLWEWFGDELPTAEPAAALVVPGEVELQTQMYRQASADYAQVRAAYLGARTRFEIAIGDIAKVLEREDAVKDRGEIKPGPARSIGKDAFENADDLLWATAQTRAAEMMRDYQRLLDATTRSQAMFDAKMFRQAGVPIIPGAVSLAAPDLGMSFAKSRPVSQLIAEALPVTLLLNLIAVPIIYFVAIPSGVLAASRQGSLIDVGLGAFYVALWSIPIVWAGVLAVGFLASKDYLGAFPVTGLHSSEAESMSMLPQTVDGRWQRGFILDTLWHLVLPVACLVYTGFAVLSKQTRAAMLENFNADYVRTAKAKGVSRKDVVFRHVFRNSLLPVITMFVSIFPAMLGGSVVIESIFSVQGMGHLIIEAITLRDRELLLANALIVGLVNMLALLLADILYAMADPRISYD, from the coding sequence ATGACTACGTACATCATCCGACGCCTGCTGCTCATGATTCCGACGCTGATCGGCATGACGCTGCTGATCTTCATGCTGGTGGCCATGAGCCCCGGTGGTGTCGGCGCGGCCCTGCAGAGCGGCGCCGGTGGCGGGCAGATGGATTCGGGCAGTGTCGCCCAGCAGCGCGCCTACCTCGAAGACCGCTACGGTCTCGACGCGCCGTACGTCGTGCAGTACGTCAAGTGGCTGGGCCGGGTGAGCCCCGTCAAGTTCGGCGCGCGCGAGCAGTTCACGCCCAGCGGCGAAAGGTTCAGCCCGCCACGAACCGTGACCGAGCCCCCCCTCTGGGAGTGGTTCGGCGACGAATTGCCAACCGCCGAGCCGGCGGCCGCCCTGGTCGTGCCGGGCGAGGTGGAACTCCAGACCCAGATGTACCGGCAGGCGAGCGCCGACTACGCCCAGGTCCGCGCCGCGTACCTTGGCGCTCGCACGAGATTCGAGATCGCCATCGGCGACATCGCGAAGGTGCTGGAGCGAGAAGACGCGGTGAAGGATCGAGGAGAGATCAAGCCCGGCCCCGCTCGCTCAATCGGCAAGGACGCGTTCGAGAACGCCGACGATCTTCTGTGGGCCACCGCTCAGACCCGCGCCGCCGAGATGATGCGCGACTACCAGCGGCTGCTGGACGCCACCACCAGGTCGCAGGCGATGTTCGACGCCAAGATGTTCCGCCAGGCCGGTGTGCCGATCATCCCGGGGGCGGTGTCGCTGGCCGCTCCCGATCTGGGCATGAGCTTCGCCAAGTCGCGCCCGGTGTCGCAGCTCATCGCCGAGGCGCTACCGGTCACGCTACTGCTGAACCTGATCGCGGTCCCGATCATCTACTTCGTGGCCATCCCCTCGGGTGTGCTGGCCGCCAGCCGGCAGGGCTCGCTCATCGACGTGGGGCTCGGCGCGTTCTACGTCGCGCTCTGGTCGATCCCCATCGTGTGGGCCGGCGTGCTGGCGGTCGGCTTCCTGGCCAGCAAGGACTACCTGGGTGCGTTCCCCGTCACCGGGCTGCACTCGTCCGAGGCCGAGTCGATGTCGATGCTGCCGCAGACGGTGGACGGCCGCTGGCAGCGCGGGTTCATCCTCGACACGCTCTGGCACCTGGTCTTGCCCGTGGCGTGCCTGGTGTACACGGGCTTCGCCGTATTGAGCAAGCAGACCCGCGCCGCGATGCTCGAGAACTTCAACGCCGACTACGTCCGCACGGCCAAGGCCAAGGGCGTGTCGCGCAAGGACGTGGTCTTCCGCCACGTGTTCCGCAACAGCCTGCTGCCGGTCATCACCATGTTCGTGTCGATCTTCCCGGCCATGCTGGGCGGGTCGGTCGTGATCGAGAGCATCTTCAGCGTGCAGGGCATGGGCCACCTGATCATCGAGGCCATCACGCTGCGTGACCGCGAACTGCTGCTGGCCAACGCGCTCATCGTGGGCCTGGTCAACATGCTCGCCTTGCTGCTGGCCGACATCCTGTACGCCATGGCCGACCCACGGATCTCATACGACTGA